One Ranitomeya variabilis isolate aRanVar5 chromosome 5, aRanVar5.hap1, whole genome shotgun sequence DNA window includes the following coding sequences:
- the STMP1 gene encoding short transmembrane mitochondrial protein 1 — protein sequence MLQFILGFAFGNVVGMYLAQNYEVPDIGKKVENFKKDLEAKKKPPSE from the exons ATGTTGCAGTTCATA TTGGGATTCGCGTTCGGAAACGTGGTGGGGATGTACTTGGCACAGAACTATGAG gtgCCCGATATCGGAAAAAAAGTTGAAAACTTCAAAAAGGATTTGGAAGCCAAGAAGAAACCTCCGAGCGAGTGA